CTTTAGGAGGTACCATGGGCAGAAAACTTTACGTCGGCAATTTGCCGTACTCAGCCACCCAGCAGACGCTGGAGGAAACATTTGGCCAATGCGGAACGGTCGATTCGGCCAATGTGATTACGGATCGTGATACGGGTCAGAGCAAGGGCTTTGGATTCGTCGAGATGTCGAGCAGCAGCGAGGCACAGAAGGCAATCCAGGAACTGAATGGCACTAGCCTCGACGGCCGCGAAATCAAAGTCAATGAAGCCAAGCCGAAAGCTCCACGGGACAACCGTGGTGGCGGCGGTCGCTGGTAGCGAGCCTGCTTCTGGGGTCGG
This genomic window from Gammaproteobacteria bacterium contains:
- a CDS encoding RNA-binding protein → MGRKLYVGNLPYSATQQTLEETFGQCGTVDSANVITDRDTGQSKGFGFVEMSSSSEAQKAIQELNGTSLDGREIKVNEAKPKAPRDNRGGGGRW